One Coffea eugenioides isolate CCC68of chromosome 2, Ceug_1.0, whole genome shotgun sequence genomic window, ATAGAGAAGTGAGCCTAAAGAGAATGGTGTACATAATTTTTATAacatttttataatataatctattatattttattttacaaGGAGGGGGATTTTAAAGAGACTATATAAGCGGTTAGCAGGTATATAGATTTAACTAAATTAAAAAGGTGCTCTAACaccttttttaaaatttttttttactacacATAAAATTTGAATACCCGATATACAATTCAAAGAGGAATTTAATCCTTTATTGGCGTCCAATCTATGGTTGTTGAAGACGGTGTACATCATTGGACAGTGTTATGAATAATCTTATATTGCTGCATCCAACTCCGGAAACTTGTTTAAGATGAGAAGGCCATTCCGTTGCATAGGTTTCGCATGCAGCACTGCATTGGACATTGATGTGAATCCTGTGATGTGCAAAACCGTTGCACCCGACTTCAATATTCCTTGTCGGATTTCAAAGCACAATAAAAATTCAACTGGCTCCAGTAAAAGGTTAAAGCATAGGCcaattaaatattaaaaatcCAGCTGGTAGCTACTTTCTCCATGATTGTGGGCTGTGGTGCCCGATAAAGGTTGGCAGAATCAGAGCGGAGCCATGTCCAATCGAGGGCGGGTAATTGCTACCCCAGTCCCcaactctttttttcttttttttttctattgaaAATTTCTTAAAGTCGGTATAAATTAAGTGTtattagaaaataaatgaaaaatcttcaaacttttgatatgtaaaaataaataactgaTCTTCATTTGAATTCATTTTTTATGAACTATAGCTGTACAGTACACAAGAATACTATATATCATTGGTTCAACGTCATGATTATCTCTGAAACACTACTATTACAAATTTGAACGGCAGCACAGCCATTATCTATAATTTTTGTACTATTATTCATCATATAAAAacaaattttgtatttaatgATAGTATGTACACTGAAAAAGTTTTCTTCATGCACAAACAAAATGACCGGAAAAATACTTTTTACAGTCACGTACAAAATTCAGTTGTTTAAGAAATGACGAGTTCCAATTCAGTCCACAGAATCGACCAATTACAATAGTGCTTCCGCCTTGTATAAAATATTGGCTCTCGCTCTGCATCCTTGGTGCCTCCATATTTGCCTTTTCCTCTGACTTGCTAAACCTACCATTgcctttttcttcttgtcatcTGCATTCATGGCTTTTGTAGCCAGGCAATGGTTTCTCCTATCCATCATTAATGTAGTGGTTGTCTGTTTCTTGAAACCATTTGCCCTAGGCGAACAACAGGTCCCTTGCTACTTCATTTTTGGAGATTCACAAGATGACAATGGCAACAATAATCACCTGAACACCACTGCCAGGGCAAATTATCCACCTTACGGCATTGATTTCCCAGAAGGTCCAACTGGTCGCTTCACCAATGGTCGAAATCATGCAGACTTCATTGGTGACTATCTCTTTCCTATCCTATCTATTATTAGAGGCTGAGGCAGCAGGCGACCAAGAGCTGCACCCCCtaagttttaaaattttcttttaactctCTGTGTTAAGTTTGAAGTTTTGTAAAAAGACCTTCTCTTGCCCCCATGCTATTTGACTAAAATATATTCATAttcccacccccccccccccccctcgcTCTCTAAATTCCCGAATTTTCGGAATCTTTAATTTCTATATTTTTAACTCGCAAAGAATTAATTCAATATTCACGAGTCACTGCTGTTATCATAAATTCTTGACTTGGTCACTGTTTCTATATATTAtagaatttttttgtttatatattaGTGTCTTTCAGAAAGACTTTTTTCTGATAGACATTTTCCCATAGGCGGCAAACTGGTAGTGCATGCCATCTCGTATGTTATGGGAGCGGGAACAgtgtaatattttttaaacattttataattttatgtaaatttttttatacATCTTTATAATATGAGTGTGATATTTGGTTACTATTTATTTATGTAGATCCTATATATAACAATTATGTCTCTATTATGTCTCTATTGTTAAGTTTTATAAATAGTTTACGTAGACTTacattttattcaaaaaatattacataATTCAATTCAGAACTGTTCTCAACGAAAATCATCGGTGCCCTCAGCCCTGTATGTTATACATCAACATCAACAATTTGGGATTTGGACCCGTTGCAGTTATAGGTACAATCGTATAGGCCATTAGACGGCCGATATCAACTCAATAAATTTTAAGTCAACGGTTGAGATCAATTCAAATTTAGTGGGATTGATCTAAATTACTCTCTTCGTATCATTGAAAGtgtcatatttttcattttgtaatGTTTTAAAACAATTGTcatgttaaaaaaattaaaacacattTTTGTCTCTTTTTCTAATATAACCCTTCTTTCTAATCATATGCATGTTatcatttaaatttaaattttaaatttattgggataaaattaaaaaaagaagtaCAAACACCACAATCAGactattattttaaaaaagttaaaatttccaaatatgACAAAAAAATGGTACAGAAGGTGTATCAAATTTGTCAATTGTCCTTGCGGTTGCACAGGATCGAGATCCAATAATTCGTGGTATGAATTAGAAAGTGTACGTCTCTTTCTGGCAGGTGAGCTCCTCGGATTTGACAGCTACATACCTCCATTTGCAAATACAAAAGGCCGGGATATCACTAAAGGCATTAATTATGCTTCGGGAGCATCTGGAATTCTTGATCAGACCGGTCGTCACCTGGTAAGCAGACagcttattttctcaaaaaataggTGCTTAGAAGTTGAAACCGATGACGTACTCCCACAACATAGgttgcaaaagaaaagaaaaatgccgAAATAACTTCGACATTCTtaaagctttttttttcttctgttttaatCACATGATGGTGCATACATCTACTTTTGCTAATGCAAACTAAATAGTTAGATTTGTACATCCACATGCTAAGAATTGGTTTAGTAGTCCATTGTCTTGTAATTGCAGTTAATTTAGGAAATCCAACTCTTGTCAAATATCAACATCCTCATAAAATCATTAATTGACCccaatttttcagatttgtCCCTGTCCATGCTACGAAAAGGGGTTTacgctggatttttttttttttataaaaaaatctGAAATGTAATGTTGTGTGCCAAACCTTTTATGTTACATCGAAAAAGTGAGAAAAGATTGCTGTATATTAAGTCAGGCACCATTAATGTGAAGTCCTACAATAACAagataaagtttttttttttttttgaaggaataaCATGATAAAGTTCAATATGCAAAATGatgttgacactccatcaaacTTTTTCTTGAGAGGTAAACTATGAGGGGGGATCCTAAAATATAGTACGGTACTAATAGATCAATATTGACCATTCATTTTTTGTGGTGTTCTTCAAGTATCTATATACACGTTTTACATGattttaaataaaagaaaagaaaaaggaaaactagAATGATTGTCCACTGAGTATAGATCAAAGTCTAGGCGCATTCCTGCCGTTTCGAATGCAAAGGGATAGAGCCAAGCTTTGACACTATCCTGACTTTTTGGATGAGGGAACCTGTAGATGCACAGTACAATTATTTGTCAATTTTGACGAAGAGTAGGACAGTTATTTGTCATGTTTCGAGCTATGTCCAATATCTAGGCTGTTTACGGATCGAATTGGAGGATATTGTCATAATCTTATGCACATTCTTCTTTGGTTGGTCCAAATACCGATCCTAATGCTGTACATTGAATTTAGACACAGGTATCTATAGAATGTCAAttttaggaaattttcaaatgaaatctTTTCATATACGTTGGGTCATTGCTGACATAATTTCCACTTTAGAAATAATTTCCTCACAGTTAAACCGCATGGCATGCTAAAGTGGTAAAATTacttaaggaaagaaaatggaaaatgaaaataaaaagaaaaagaaagaaaacaaagtaACTTGCCAGCTTTATAGGCCATCGGTTCTAGAGACAATGCAAAAAGAACCAGCCAGTAGAGAGAATCTGTATGTTCCTGTCTCTGCTATTGACCAATTTTAGTGGGAAATCACTAAATCGTCAGTAGTAAATTAGTAAATACTGCACTAGAGTACTAGTTAGTAATCAATAGTTAACTAATTTCTAATTAATATTTAGtaatatgtacatatataacacacatatatattgaAAATTCAGCTAGTAATTGGTAatttgaaaatatatttttaatatccATTCCCAAACTATTTTATCAAATATTATAAATGGATATATTTCGATTTTACCTAGATCCGAAATTCAATCTAAATTGCGTCAActggtttttccatttttttttttttgaagtttgaACCCTCTACCTATAATGCCAAAACAGATAAATTGCTATTTATAGACAAACGAACAAACATGTGGGTTAAATTTctatatatagaggtatgaCAAGATAGTCATGCATTGTGATGTATAATACTTCgacaattttgtccttaaaaaatgtttttattaaactattaacaaaataatttgaTGTCCAAAAAATGGTGATAATTGAAGACGTAATTGTAGAGATCACATAAATTAGTTTACTAAACGACATTTAGTTTCTTATGATAGTTTATgatattgaaatattttacataAGAATGTACCAAAAATTGTTTAAACACCAAAAGGAATTTACTAACGAGGACAAACAAGAAAAAgcgaaattgaaaattttctcatgaataataatttttatttaatgttataGGAATTATTACTAAAATGAATGTTTTCTGACTCAAAAAAAGTATATATTTAATTTACTTTCAAAAAATGcaacacacacatacacatatatagatatacatatacacacatatatacatacatgcaTGCATACATATATATGCAAATTTGGCACCGAGAATTCGAGATTGGCAAAAGGGTACAGTGGCCCACGTACCgacatatgtatgtatgtatgtgtgtgtgtatatgtaACTGTATGTGTGCATGCATAACAGTGATATTATATACCAGTTAAGTATATACACAACAAAAAAGTATTGTATTTTTAGTGATAGTTCCTTATCACAACAAATGgaaattaaatatttataaaaattatttgacattcaatttttgtttctttctcatTATTCATAATTCCTTTTGATATTCAAATATATATTGGTATTCTcttctaaaaaaattaaatagtaTAATTTATCACAACTAAATttttttagtaaaaataatttatGTAATCttttatgggataatttcagaaacctctcttgaggtttctaacactttcactgacctcccttaagattttaaaaattatactaacCTCCCTTGTCAAAAATTTGGACCCATTACTTATATAAAATATAGTGAAAGTACTACTTTGCCCTAAGACATTATGCATTATTACAAATGGATATATGACGAAAAAAAAGATTAAGGCACTAAATAAATAAGATTaactaaataaaccaaaataatGATTATTTCATCTCAAATTAGCAACCATAATTACAATCAAAAAATTGCATCAATTGCTAACTTAAGATGGCACTTTTTTTGTGATTGATATCACTTGACAATAATCAGAATAGAAAACCTTATATAATCTGCACAAATAGATCTTTTGAGCaagagaaatagaaaattttttgactgACTTATTTTGTTGAATCTTGTGGTTAAACAAAACTATTTATACTgtttattgttgatttgttgATTAAGACTTGTATGTTTTCTTCATCAATATATTTACTTTTACCTCGTCAACTACAAtaaaaagattaatttttttacCCAAATTTAGATGCTTATACTAATAATTTAATGGCATTATAGAGTTAGTTGTGTCTTTTATATATAGTTGCAAATGACAAAAAATATGGCCTTTACAATTTGCACTAGCTATGTGCAAAAACCATTGTTGCTTCAGGTTATAGTTGCTGCatcttttcaaattttaaatatattccttgatttttattaattattttattctttactAATACAACTTGAAGACAATTAGAAAAGGGCATATATGAAAGAAAATTATCATCTCACTCCTCAAAATACTTTTTCAATAGTGCTTTTttctgaattggactgattttgTTACCAAAACCTTAAGTTTAAAAGAGtttagtgtaatttttgaaatttcaaaggaggtcagtgaaagtgtcagaaaactcaagggaggtttctgaaattatttcattttttatatctACAATTGTATCACCATTTCCTAGAGAGTACAATGTTCTTTACTAGTAGAATATAATAACACCACTCTTAAAAATAATAGAACTACCAAAGTATTATGTATTGAGGGCATAAATGTCTTTCGCACTTCTCCTGTACCAAAAATCTGAGCCACTCGTCTGGTTGATCGTCTATAGGAAGTAATTTGCCACTCAACCCACGCTATAGATGGCAATTTATGCTTAAGGTTTTATTAGATTGTCATAGCTTGATCTCTTGTTTCTTTTAGTGTCCGATTTCTTGTTTGATAAACACATTCAGCTCTTTGAAATTGCTCAATAAAAGGAAGCTAACCCAAAGATATTCTCGTTGCCTAATTATAGATGATAAGTCCTACAGCTTGAAtaaaatttcttagaaaataCAAAGAGAGGGAGCTCAGAGGcataaattttaacaaaaaggAGTAATTGAGAAGGGAAAAAGGATAAGAATTTTATGAAAACCTAATGTAAGTGCAAGACAAAAAATAGATGCAATGGTTTTTGAGTGATCAACACCTTAGGTGTCAGTGCAAGATAAAAGCATAAGAATCCcacttttaaagaaaaaatctAAATATAATGTGGGAAAAAAGAGTATAGGTGCTTtgctctttattttattgttaattttcacaTGAAGGAGGTAACTTGACCAAAAGCCGCTCTACATAATGCTTTTTTATTTGCTAATAGGGCGATCTCTTCAGCTTCAACGAACAATTGCACAATCACGAGAGAGCAATTTCGCGCATCGTGCGGTTGATTGGAAACAGATCTGCAACAAAAGAATATCTAGCCAAATGTCTGTACACTGTTGCATTGGGGAATAATGATTACATCAACAACTACTTGTTGCCAGAATATTATCCTACCAGCCACCTATATACTCCAAGAGAATTTGCCAGCTTGTTAATTAGGCATTATTCTCAGCAACTACGGGTTGGTTTAGTTATTattatgtttatttttctttaacaaaaTTCAGCCTTCGTTCATTATTTTCATGTTCACCAGgtatataaattttaaaaaaaaagaaaaagaaaattaacttGAAACCCTTTTGGTGCTAGACTTTGTACAGATTGGGGGCAAGAAAAATAGCCGTTTTTGGGCTTGGTTGGCTTGGCTGCATACCTGCTGAGTTATCTACAGATGGTAACTGTGTGGATTCTATTAACGAGGAAGTTCTGTTATTCAATGACAAGCTCAAGCCACTGGTTGATGAACTGAATACCGAGTTAAGCGGTGCACAATTTCTTTATGTAGATGTGATAGCAATCAATTTGAACAATTTATCCACCCCTGCAGGTACGTTGAGCTCCTATTTTATTGGAACATTCTGTTTGATTGACAAATAAGATTCAACctgaataaataataaatactgcattcaaaaaatttttgttgAGGAGATCTTAATTTATGTTTCttgtttgcttttttttttttttttcaacaaatgaAGTCATTGTATCTTTCCTGCTGTCTTACATTCCACTGTTTgctttggctttttttttttttttttttgccggtTCTGTTCTCTCTTTTTAATTCAATCTTACACTTAATCTATTTCAGAAATTACAATTGGCAATGCACCATGCTGCAACGTGTCTGCAGCAGTTGCTGGTGGACAGTGTATTCCTGGGCAAATTCCCTGCAGCAACAGGAACCAATATTATTTTTGGGATGATTTCCATCCCAGTGAAGTAGTCAATGAAGCATATTCAAGATTAGCATATTCTGCGTTATCCTCATTACTTGATGCTGATCCTCTTGCCATTGGCGGCCTAACAGGCAAAAACTGTCATGATAAAGTGAAGAAACAATAGACTGTATCTATGTGTCCCATGATATTTCTATATTCCAAGTTTCCGACAAGTCAAACTCGATGTAATAAAACTTGAGAGTCCGAATGTGCTAGTGTGATGTTATCTCCTCAATGGAAACAATATGTTACCATTAATCTCAGACTATTTATAATTACTATTAGAATTGTGTAAAAGCCCAATGTCTGTGCAGAATCCTCGTTCAAAGTTTATTAAGTGTTCTTATAGTTCTAAAAGACCTTTATGTAATCACATGTTTGAGTGAGGATTCAAACCGTGCCTTTATTAGTCTAAAAGACTTCGTTAGTTTGTTTCATGAGATGATATAGGattaaattattaatattttgttaTCCCATATTTAGTCACAATTAGACATTTCATTTTACCAAATTAATCCCTCATTCGTAAGATAAAATAATCTTACATTGGGGGTGGCAACAGTTTTCCCAAGATAAATAAGGGGTGGGATTATACCATGTTCAACTAGTTTGTCCCTGTGATTGTTCTAGCCCTATATACTCTCACAACTATATAactacttttaaaaaaaaattagaagggGTGAGATTTATAAAGCGAGGAGGCAGGAAGGAGATTTGAATTCATAATCTTTGCGTCCAGATATTGTATATTAAAATCGAACAGGTAATAAAATCTTGGTGGCCCAAGCCCAACCTGCTTCAAGGTCTCTCTCTTTCTGTCTCCCTCTCTCACACATATATGTAGTATTGATACAGAATGAAATTGGACCGATGTATATCTGTATACTATTATCTTATTTATTTGACAAGATAAGCCTTATTTGGACTGACCTAACTTAGCGCAAACTTGACCCATATTTTCAGTCGGACTGCAAGTTGAGATTCAAGCCAGCGCTGTTTTGAAACGAGCCGAATGGGTCGACTTTAAGCCGATAACATATTATAAATCCTACAAGCCTTGAattgctccaaaaaaaaaaaagagctagtctaaattttcatttttcatattaaaGTATATAATTGTGAAACTTATTcaattcatttaaaaattattttttgaattagAAAATAGAAGTGCTGCACATCGTAAGTATATTGGTCTCTATAAAAGTAAGGTCATTTCTAACTAGACAAGCAAAATAAGTAATTCAATTCGTGAACCAAAGGAAAAGAGTTTAGGATGTGCTAATGGCCAGTgaatttgcttttttttttgtgtgcttttttctgttttagaCAAAAATTTACTTCATTAACAAACAAAAATACCAGCTTAGACTTTGTCGAGAGTAACTTGAATTAATGAATAAAGTTCAGGTTTTCCGCTCATGTTTACTCTACAAAACTCAATGGCCAGGAAAACACTTTCCTGTTCGTGTACAGAGCTCAGCTGTTTAAGATGTGTCGAACTTCAACCATAGCGGTGGAGCCAAGACAATTTTCAGCTGGGCACAAGTAATGGAGAAATTTTAGTTTCGTGAATAGAAGCAGAAGTGCAGAACTCCAAACTCAGTGTTgtgaacaagaaaatcttttaATGGAGAGCAAGTGAAAGAGAAATTTGCTGTGCGAATAGGAGCAGACAATTGTAAGATTCACATAGCAAAGTAACATACATATATGCGATGAATAACATACATATGGATTCAAGAAACCACTAAATCGTTACTGTATATTAAAAAAAGTGTAACCATTGGATTAAGTTCCCTAAAGGATTGGGAAGATATTATAATAATCAATTATAGTTATAGTACATTGCATCTATTAGTTACTAGTGGTTCTTTTCTTCAGGCATATATGCATGTGTATATATTGAATTTCAACTAATTATTATCAGGATAAAAGCACAACTTTTCTAAAGCCGATATAGGGACACGTGGATAGTTATTAAATTCGTCCTAGCTCAGATGTTGAACCAGATGACCCAATGAACGGCCACTAGGTTTCTAATTTGATCGGAAAAAGAGGCAATATGACGCAACCCGGTTGACCCAATGGTTTAACTGGGAACATAGATGGTGCCCAATGACCCGATAGGCCTTTGTTTTTGGATCAAAATGTATATGTTTTTACCAATGTTTGGACCGTGAATCtcaaaataattttgtttgaagttCAATTTTTGCTCAAGGGGAAATATGAATGTTCTTCATTGATGTGCAAAAGACTTTTTTATTGGAAATAAACTTTCACTTGTTGACCAAATGTCCCTtcaaatgtattttttttttaattttattattgcataATTAATTCAACTTTCAATATGAAAGTGTTATTATTACGTAACAATGGTTGAAaattaattgaatttttttggCAAAGTATTGACAAAAACTTAATTCTATTTCCTTAAAAGCCTATTCTTTTAATAAATAAGctattttttgttatctttGAATGcatgatttatatttttaaactaTGATATAAAGAAATTGATTCATTTATTAATGTTTATATAGTCAAAATATATCTTTTTAGATGTACTAATTAATATTTATGAAGTACTTTATTATAAACTCTATGCATCTCAAGATAACTAAAATGTGACATGTATTTGTAAAGAAgtaaattacactaacctcccctcTAGATTCCTGCAACAGTCAGGGGTCTCTTCTCTTGATTCTGAAACAACATGAACATCTCTTATCAATGTCTTCCATCAAGTCAACATTTATACTAGTTttgattttacattttttacACTTTATCTTAtattaaacaaaagaaaattgtcAAAACAAAGAGCTTTTGTTCTCTAAGAAATggggggaaaaaagaagaataaaacgATTTTTATGCATTACAATTTGAAGATTTCCCATATTTTGTTCGTTATTTTTGTTCTTCCCAGTCAAAATTAATAGATTTGCATGTGTGTCTACTTCTAGAATAAATTGGATTCTAATAAAATGAGGTGTCCAAACTGTACATTTATCAAATATATTAACAACTTAAAATTTCAACTTGGATATACATGAATGATTCAAGACATCAACTTATTTTGTGGCAAAGCTAATATAGAAAAGAAGTATTATGGATTTACTTATGAAAATACATACACTTAATctggaaataaaaaaaaaatgattgataGAAGGCCAACTTTTATGGCTATAAATAAAATTATGTGTGATCGGTATTTTATAGTTATAAgttgaaggggaaaaaaaactccactctttttttcttaatttttttggaaataATTACTTGTGTCATTGAAATGGTGGTTTGGGGGCTTTGAATTGAGTTTAT contains:
- the LOC113760454 gene encoding GDSL esterase/lipase At1g29670-like, whose protein sequence is MAFVARQWFLLSIINVVVVCFLKPFALGEQQVPCYFIFGDSQDDNGNNNHLNTTARANYPPYGIDFPEGPTGRFTNGRNHADFIGELLGFDSYIPPFANTKGRDITKGINYASGASGILDQTGRHLGDLFSFNEQLHNHERAISRIVRLIGNRSATKEYLAKCLYTVALGNNDYINNYLLPEYYPTSHLYTPREFASLLIRHYSQQLRTLYRLGARKIAVFGLGWLGCIPAELSTDGNCVDSINEEVLLFNDKLKPLVDELNTELSGAQFLYVDVIAINLNNLSTPAEITIGNAPCCNVSAAVAGGQCIPGQIPCSNRNQYYFWDDFHPSEVVNEAYSRLAYSALSSLLDADPLAIGGLTGKNCHDKVKKQ